In Rutidosis leptorrhynchoides isolate AG116_Rl617_1_P2 chromosome 6, CSIRO_AGI_Rlap_v1, whole genome shotgun sequence, the DNA window cCATACATATTTATGAATAACAAATCATTAAACCCCAAAACAATTATATTGAGAATTCTAACCTTTCTGcacaaaaactaaattaatataaaatcATTCAAAACCCACCACaattgtatttatataaattaaacaccATACCTGATAAAACGATTATATGAATTGTAAAACTAATCCATATTATTCAACTTCCAGCAAAATAACAAAAACGatcattttgtacaaaatattaaaaaataatagAATAACTGAAAATTTATAATGATTACCGGCACAAGTTTTCTCGGTGGCAAGTTTATAGATAAGAACAGCGATACCGAGGGCATGTACGGCTTCGGCGGCAATAAAAAGATTATCATGATCGTAAACCACCATACGAATAAAAACAAGAGCAGCGATTGCAATTAAAAACGCTAAAAACACCTTCACTTTCGGTGGTTGCCTTCGTACCCATGTCCGTACCACCTGGATCGGCCGTTTCGTTGTGTTCCCTTTCATCCTACCTCTGTTTATTTTTTTTCTAGAAATTTACAATCGATTGATTTGaggttttctttaaaaaaaaaatggttttGGTTTTGAGAAGAATTAAGGGAAAATGCGAGTTTTACCACAGAAATTAATGAAGGGTAATTAATTAAATGTAAAATTTAAGTTGGTGGTTTGTTTTGTTTTGATTTGATGATGATGTGTACCTGCCTTTTAGGTACTTACACGTCAGTTAGGTGGGACAATGCAACAAGAAAAGTGTCAAATTTTTCACAATTTTTCTTCTTATTTTCTTCAGGTCAAGTTAACAATTTTTTCCTTCGGGCCCAATTCATTTTTCATGTCGGATACTCGTAACCGAGAGCAGTTAAAGTCATGACCGATATGGAGCAAGTGATTAACGTTCGAACCTCATTATCAACATCTTTAGGGCGAAATATATTgattatattaattttaatgtaaGTAATACACAAAATATGTGTTGTCAACAATATTGACAATATCCTGTAACGAACAAATCCTATTTTTCGAGTTCAATTGAATTGTTCACCTTTTTAGTACAAAAACATTATTCGAAACTTAAATTTCATCAACCTGCATTGTTCCAAGCAATTAACGAAACCCATGTTAACGGGTATCGGTATAATTATACGAACATTAAAAAGGGGAAACGAAGcaaatatatataaagattgaaGTAATCAATCAATCAAAAAGCCCAGGAAGCAGATCTTTTCATTTGGGGTTTCATCTGTTTGTCTTCTTCAAGTGATATCATGCCCAAATGAGACGGATCTTCGAGCATCATTTTAGCCACCAAATAACCTGCTATCGACCATGTTTGATTCTTCCGAGCCTGCTTTCCTATAAACCGACCAAGCTTTCCATCGTAATATTCAGGCCATTGGTCCATTAATAATCGGCTTTCGGCTAACTCAATTGCTCGTTTTGCAATTTGAGGTCGTCCTGCCTTGATGCATGCTGCTGTGAGTAGCCATATGAGAACTGTGACAACCAGAAAAAAAGGGTGTCAACATCAAAACAACATGCAGAAAAACACATAAACCACCTTTCGTAGCAAAAAATAAATACTCAGGAGATACACTTGATAGAAAATTACTTTATAATCATTTACACCACGAAAAACTAAAAGATAAACTGCAGAATACGTATATGTGCCTAACATAACATGAAATGCAAAATAGTAGTCTCTTCGTCTCAATTTTATAGTCCAGTTTttcgtcccaaattaatagtccacttccatatatATATTAGAAAACGTTCAAAATGTGTAGGAAGCATAATGGCTGATTCATGCTTCCTAACAGAACTAACTAACATTAAAAGCCACAATTTTGACTCACTCACAGTGGCGAAACTAGGATTtctttcaccgggggcaaaaaaaatttttttaaccgtagcaatttttttggacaaaatttgaagattttgggacaaaagttggatattttggggcaaaatttgaaaattttggggcaaaagttggagaatttggggcaaaatttgaaggttttggggcaaaatatgtaggtttgagGGCAAAAAAtaaaatccaccgggggcaaagtcgaaaaatccaaaatttttacactgaaaaaaaaatccaccgggggcggccGCCCCCCCTTGCCCCTTAACACTTTCGCCCCTGCTCACTCATATTGACCCAGATTATATTTTCCAAATATAGCTTAAAGAAAGCAGTCAAAACTCAGAAAGTCGCCCACTTTACATGTTTCATAAAGCTTTCTAATTTCAATTTATTCTGAAGATTATACTATTATTCAAAATGTTATACGGAGTAGCACATATTTGACACTGATTAAATACTGAAATCAGTCAGTCAGATTTGACCTGCAAACAGAAATTACCCCTTTGACCCAAGCCCATTTTGATTTGTTACACAACCCACTCACCTGCCTATTTTGCAACATTTACCTACGATAGGACTACAACACAAACGCACAATATGGCTGCAAACATGAGCAAACCTACATATTCTATACAGTGATATGCATGCGTGTGCATCCCTTCAAATATTATTTGTAGTGACATAGACATATTTGGTACCTAGTATCTAGTGACATCTATTGAAACAAGTTTTTTATGGAAGTGCATAACCGTGAAATTAGCTAAACACTTAAACATCTCTTAAGCGCACGCGAAACATTTAACCTTACTATTTGAATAAATCAATACTATTATTGTGTCATATTTTTTGCAACTATAACTAACCTCTAACATGGAAATTATTCATAAAAGAtatcaaaaagaaattaaaaaatgTAGGAGAGTTTTCACCTGGCCAAGATCCGCCATTATGATAACTCCAGCTCGTATTCTTTGGATCACACCCAGTTACAATTCTCCATTCATGACTCTCCATTGCCGGATAACAAATCTTTAACGGCATTTCACCCACAAGTTCTTGCCAACGCGATTCGATAAGATCCATAATAGCCGAACTTTGTTCGGGTGTCGCTAAAGAAGACAAAATAGCTACACAATTACCTAAACAAAACCATCGAAAGTCCATTTTTGCAGGGCTTACGTTACCAATAAAGTAACCTCCTCTAGTCGGCATGAAATCGAAAACCCATTCGGGAAGTGAGTCGGGAATAACATTGAACTTGTTGACCGCGGTATGAGAATATTCCTCCGTTTTGTAACGGTATATATCATTTAGTTGCTTAATATCGAGCCAAAAGTAACTTCTCATGTGAAAGCTTAGTGCGTGAAGACGTTTGACTATTCGGTCAATGCATTCTTCGCTTTCACAATCGTCACGCTTTAAAAGAGCCAATGCACATCTTAGAGCCATGAAGAATAATGCTTGTATCTCGATTGGGTACCCATATACACCCTAGAGAGACACGAAACAATCCAAGTTCAGATAAATAGTCATTAAATGTTTCAAATAAGTAATCATGATATGCCTATTAGCATCTTTGACATCAGTAAATATCTTCAACAAGTAATTAACACTTCAAACCATCATATCGTGTCACAAATCAACAACAAATTTGTGAAATAAATAATACTCATAAAGATTTTGCTAATGAAAAGGGTTGTCGTTAACGCGCTTTAAACAGTTGTACATAGCGGTTACTTATTAATTGGTAGTGGTAGTTACATGAATGTACAATTGTTTAAAGCGTGTTAACGACAGCCCGGTCGTTagcaaaatcttaataataataataaaatataaaatagaagacaagatataataaaatataaaataaaagacaaGATATACTAGTAAACTAACCATTCTACGATCAATCATACAGCACCCATCAGCACAAAGCAATGTCGGAAACGTATCAAATCCTTCAGACAGGCACAAAGTCAAAATAAGACGAATACCCCTTTGGCATTCGGGCATTTCAGCTAGAGTCGTATCCCCAGTTGACTTTGTATAAGCTCGCAACAAAATAATCCACCAAAAACCCGAGTCAACCGGAGCGACCCGCCCGATTGCACTTTCACCATAATCTGCTAATATGGTCTCTGTGTTCCTAACAGGGTCATGGAGCACTTTAAAACTTGCTGGCATCACCCCTTCGCCTAATTTGAACTTGTCTACCTTTTTTTCTCGTGATTGAAGGAACACGGTTTTTAAAAGAAAATTCTTTACTATTTCGGGTTCACCGTTCATTAAGAAGGCCAACGCGCTAGGCACAAAGTCTCTTACGAAAACctgcatgaaaaaaaaaaaaaacagatttagAATGAGGAGAAGATATTTCACTAATATTTTGTAAGTCAAGGCAATAAAAAGCCAACTAAATAAagcttttatatatttatatgagaCGTGCCCTGAGATATTGTAATCGACGTTTTCCTTTTTAAACAAAATGACAGGCAGATTATAGGCTTAAAGTTCACCTGATCATAATTAAGTTCCTCTGAAGAATTATCAATTGCAGCAATAGTCCCGACAGGTTGACCACGAAAGTTGACCAACGATCGTCTCAACGCCTCCCAAGCATCTCCTACAATCGGATGAGGTTCAAAGTAAGCACTTCGAGGGGTCCCGGTCCATCTGCCCGGTGAATAAACACCTTCGAGATTTTCAAACGCACGTGACGAATTATCACTCATTTTATAAAAATTGTTTCTTGGTGACATTGTGATTGACATTTCACTAAACGATCGTTCATCAAACGATCTTTTTCTCTCTATGTTAACAGGCCTCGGTTTTTCTAATAATCGAGATAGATCAGAGTCCATAAGATCGAACAAAGAAGGTGCAGTTccttcttcttccttctttgtAAAACCATTCCCATCTACCGTTGAGGGAGCCATTGCTCGTAAAATGTTTCAAATTCAGTGATTCGAATATCTACAGATTTCACCAAATACTGCAAATCAGGTGGAATGATCTTCAATCTTTTAACATAGAAACAAAAAATattagtcaaaccaaaagtcaacagtCAAGCACTAAAACTACTAGGGAATGAAAGATGTGAGCTTCACCTGATTATTTGTTTAATATTGTAATTTGAGAAAATTAATCAGCTCGGGGTAAGAATAAACAAATTATTGTTTCAATGAAATATTACCTATTTAATCCTAGCTTTATGAGACTCTTGAATACCAAATTTTGATTATTCAATAACAATGATCAATCTACAAAATTTACATAAAAAATCTATGACTATCAAACTTCATCAGATGTAGAGacacttatatttataatttatttaaaaaaaaagggtTTAGGATGTTTCTTTATAAAGGAAAAGATTTATATTATACTGTATAAATCACAATTTACAAAAGTCAAAAACAAATCCTTGAATTCAGATCTGGTCAAACATCACCACCCAAGGAAAATGTGCAAATCAAGCAAATAAAAACTAATCAATTAAACTCACCCACTAAAGCATGTTACTTTATGAACATCAAGCAAACATCTTTTATTCTTTTAATTACAGGTATAACAACTTTCCCATTGGATCAAGCAAGTATATCATATTACCAATTATAAACTTAGTTTATCCGAACTTTTAGAAGTGGATAAGCAAAACCCACAAATAATATCATAAATCAACTACCAAGAATAATGTTAAGACCCTAAAAATTGAATCTTTATACAATAAAAGGATTAGAAAGATAGAGCAAAACTGAAAACCCATATCCTAATTCATGGGCATGAAAGATATGGAATGAAGGAATCATACCTGGCAAAAGTTGGTAGATGAAGAAATTGATGAAAACTAGAAAAGGGTCATTGATGGTATCATCAAACTTAACGAAGATAGATCAAAAGAAGTGTACTCTTTATTCAAAATGAAAGAATGTGACCTCTTACTCAACAGGTCTATATATATAGGTGACCAAACAGAAGAGTTGTGATGTAAACCCTAAAGTTTATATATTGTTCAATTTAGCCCCCAATCTTTATTCCCATTCAATTGGGTTAATTGCCAATTTATGAACCAACTTGCTGAAAACAATTGTTTATACTTTatgattgttataattcagtaggcttataactacctttagtggtttgattcttgatgttataattcagtaggcttataactacctttagtggtttgattcttgatttagaatactaataatgaagtgtaagaacaaagatgataatggagagaaagaaagaaacactttgtaagtgtgagaaatggtgcgagtttaatgcttgcattcatgagtatttatagcctaaaatctcaatataaaaatacatactttgtgtaccaaaattgactatatgtatacaccaaaattgactatccatatctatattattattattattataacactcccccttggatagcaattttattttgttgaagatcaactataaattactgcctcgttaaaaaccttgctaaagaaaacccagtgggaaaaaaactttagctaagggaaaaagagtgcagcatggagttgactccccctcaagtagacatcgcttcagctgttacatcatttgaacatgtctcatgccaatgttatgaacgtgtgttctgaaaatagcagttggaagtgctttcgtgaaaagatcagcagagtttttgctagattgcacatatctcatttcaatctggttgtccttaatgagattttgagtgtatgagaagaatctaggtggtatgtgttttgttcggtcacttttgatatacccttctttcatctgtgctatgcaagctgcattatcttcatcgatagttgttggacttttatcgcgttctagtccacaagaatcagtaatgagttgtgtcattgatctcaaccaaaaacattctcgagtagcttcatgtaatgcaatcacttcggcatgatttgacgatgtagcaacaagtgtttgtttttgagaacgccatgatattgcagtacctccatttaggaatacatatccagtttgagatttagctttatgtggatcagataaataacctgcatctgcataaccaaccaaatcttgttttgattcgttagaataaaataatcctaaatcagtagttcctcgaaggtatcgaaatatgtgtttgatcccattccagtgtcttttggtaggagcagagctgaaccttgccaacaaattaactgcaaaagaaatgtcaggtcttgtacaatttgtaagatacataagagctccaattgcactaagatatggtacttctggtccaagaatgtcttcttgatcttcacatggacgaaatggatcagcttcaacattgagtgatctaacaaccataggagtacttaatggttttgccttgtccatattgaaacgtttcaaaatcttttcagtatatgttgtttgatgtacaagtaaaccattaggcatatgctcaatttgtaaaccaaggcatttccgagatctttcatttcaaattctttctttagaagttgaatggcttcatggatctctttatttgtacctatgatgttaagatcatcaacataaacagctatgatcacatatccggatgttgttttcttaatgaaaacacaagggcaagtaagattatttgtataccctttgcttatcaagtaatcacttaatcggttataccacatacgtcccgattgttttaacccatataaagatctttgtaatttaatcgaatacatttctttgggttttgcatttgatgcttctggtaccttaaatccttcaggtatcttcatatatatatcactatcaagtgatccatatagataggcagtcacaacatccatgagatgcatttctaaatttttagaaactgccagactgattaagtacctaaaagtaattgcatccataacaggagaataagtttcttcataatcaattcccggtctttgagaaaaaccttgagctacaagtctagctttataccttgtaacttcatttttctcatttctttttcggacaaaaatccatctgtatcttacaggtttcacatctttaggagtgagaatgatggatccgaaaacttttcttttattgagtgattctaattcagctcgtattgcttctttccattgagcccaatcatgtctattttgacattcaaccatagatgttggttctggatcatcatcattattcatgatgtcatatgcaacattaaatgaaaatttctcatcaagatttttcatttcatttcggttccataatatttttgaatatgcataattgattgcaatttctgtattgacatcatcaatctcctctgcagtaggagtactgatttgtggttcttcttgaacactgtcttttacttcattatcagctgattttctttttcgaggatttttatcctttgaaccgattggtcttccacgtttctgacgtggcaaagattcatgagtgacgttattgccagcttttggaatttcaattcgagctggagtatttactgctggtatatatgattttgtcaccgtttttgtatctgtaaatgcatcaggcaattgatttgcaagttcttgtatatgcattatcttttgaacttccgtctcgcattcttttgtgcgaggatcaagatactttaattgaggttcacaccatgaaacatcattttctttatttttcatttctccccctaatctagggaacaatgtttcattaaaatgacaatcagcaaaacgtgctgtaaaaacgtcacctgtcataggttcaatataccttaatattgaagatgtttcatatccaacatatattcccaacctcctttgaggacccatttttgtacgttgtggtgtcgcaattggaacatacactgcacaaccaaatgttctaagatgggaaatatttggctcttgaccaaaagcaagttgtaggggggaatatttatgacttgcacttggtctgatgcgaatcaatgcagcagcatgtaaaattgcatgaccccatatagatacagggagttttgttctcattatcaatggtctagcgattaactgtaaacgtttaatcaatgactcggctaaaccattttgtgtatgcacatgagc includes these proteins:
- the LOC139852497 gene encoding probable alkaline/neutral invertase D, yielding MAPSTVDGNGFTKKEEEGTAPSLFDLMDSDLSRLLEKPRPVNIERKRSFDERSFSEMSITMSPRNNFYKMSDNSSRAFENLEGVYSPGRWTGTPRSAYFEPHPIVGDAWEALRRSLVNFRGQPVGTIAAIDNSSEELNYDQVFVRDFVPSALAFLMNGEPEIVKNFLLKTVFLQSREKKVDKFKLGEGVMPASFKVLHDPVRNTETILADYGESAIGRVAPVDSGFWWIILLRAYTKSTGDTTLAEMPECQRGIRLILTLCLSEGFDTFPTLLCADGCCMIDRRMGVYGYPIEIQALFFMALRCALALLKRDDCESEECIDRIVKRLHALSFHMRSYFWLDIKQLNDIYRYKTEEYSHTAVNKFNVIPDSLPEWVFDFMPTRGGYFIGNVSPAKMDFRWFCLGNCVAILSSLATPEQSSAIMDLIESRWQELVGEMPLKICYPAMESHEWRIVTGCDPKNTSWSYHNGGSWPVLIWLLTAACIKAGRPQIAKRAIELAESRLLMDQWPEYYDGKLGRFIGKQARKNQTWSIAGYLVAKMMLEDPSHLGMISLEEDKQMKPQMKRSASWAF